In a single window of the Bacteroidota bacterium genome:
- a CDS encoding NifU family protein, whose protein sequence is MKTDLIARVEEALNQLRPFLETDGGNVKLVEITEDNVVRLELLGACKSCSMSVMTFKAGLEEAIRRAAPEVTKVEEVKLAENI, encoded by the coding sequence ATGAAAACAGATCTTATAGCCCGCGTTGAAGAAGCACTTAACCAGCTGCGCCCTTTCCTGGAAACAGATGGTGGCAATGTAAAACTTGTAGAGATCACCGAGGACAATGTAGTTCGTCTCGAATTGCTGGGTGCGTGTAAATCCTGTTCTATGTCGGTGATGACTTTCAAAGCAGGATTGGAAGAAGCGATCCGCCGTGCGGCTCCTGAAGTGACGAAAGTGGAAGAAGTGAAATTAGCGGAGAATATTTAG
- a CDS encoding STAS/SEC14 domain-containing protein, giving the protein MPNTVTIRPDDIIYFVFEGDQDGDTVMAVMKEMMSCAEKISLAGKKILMLGNIDGTKKHNAAARKAGLEMSKQMKFDRIAMTGGNVFTRNVAKLVITATGDKRIKFFSAREEAEVWLKSA; this is encoded by the coding sequence ATGCCCAACACCGTAACTATTCGCCCCGACGATATTATTTATTTTGTTTTTGAAGGTGACCAGGACGGAGATACCGTGATGGCGGTGATGAAAGAAATGATGAGTTGTGCAGAAAAAATATCACTGGCCGGAAAAAAAATCCTCATGCTCGGAAATATTGACGGTACAAAAAAGCACAATGCCGCAGCGAGAAAAGCCGGGCTGGAAATGTCGAAGCAAATGAAATTCGACCGGATAGCGATGACCGGCGGAAATGTTTTTACGAGGAACGTAGCGAAATTAGTGATCACTGCCACCGGCGACAAACGGATAAAATTTTTTTCAGCGAGAGAAGAAGCGGAAGTATGGTTGAAGAGTGCGTGA
- a CDS encoding nucleotidyltransferase family protein, with the protein MNLSFENRSTILMTLGKFEPSYVGIFGSYAREEEHSFSDLDILVEFQKKTNLLDLIGLEQELSSALKIPVDLVTKRSVSPYLKSFIERDIVRIL; encoded by the coding sequence ATGAATCTTTCTTTTGAAAACAGGAGTACCATTTTAATGACACTCGGAAAATTTGAGCCGTCTTATGTTGGTATTTTCGGATCATATGCCCGTGAAGAAGAGCACTCCTTCAGCGATCTGGACATTCTTGTGGAGTTTCAGAAGAAAACAAACCTTTTGGATCTCATTGGACTCGAGCAGGAATTGAGCTCGGCTTTGAAAATACCTGTTGATCTGGTGACGAAACGCTCCGTTTCTCCATATCTGAAATCTTTTATTGAAAGGGACATTGTCAGGATTCTATAA